The Nisaea sp. DNA window GCCGGACTTCCGGGAAACTGGTCGTCATGTGATCGGTCCAGTCACCCATGAAGGCGGTCTGTCCTTCATAGCCTTCAAGCCTGCCCGCCATGAAATCGCGGAAACTCTTGCCCGCAACGTCCTGATAATCGCCATCCCGGTAGAGGAAATACATCGGCACATCGAGCATATAGTCGACATAGCGCTCGAACCCGAAACCGTCGTCGAAGACGAAAGGCAGCATGCCGCAGCGAGCCGGGTCCGTGTCGGTCCAGACATGGGAGCGATAGCTCTTGAAGCCGTTCGGCTTGCCCTCCGTGAAGGGCGAATTGGCGAACAGGGCCGTGGCGATCGGTTGCAGGGCGACACTGATGCGGAACTTCTGCACCATGTCCGCTTCGCTCTCGAAATCGTAGTTTCCCTGCACGGTGCAGGTCCGCTTCATCATGTCGAGGCCGAGGGTACCGACCTTCTGCATGTGGGCACTCATGACCACATAGCGGCCTTTGGGCATGAACTCGATATCTGCACGCGTCGATGTCGGATCAAACCCCGCACCCAGCATGCCGACGCCGAGTTCAGCATTGACCTCCTTGATCTGCGCCAGATGCGTGTGCACCTCGTCGCAAGTCTGATGCAGGGTCTCCAGCGGCGCGCCGGACAGCTCGAACTGCCCGCCCGGCTCCAGCGTGATGGCGCAGCCCCCATGGGTCAGGGCAACGACGTTCTCGCCCTCATAGATGGGATCCCAGCCAAACTTGTCGACCAGCCCATTCAAAATGGCGCCGATGCCGTCCTTGCCGAAATAAGGCAAGCGCTTGTGATCACTGAGGCGGAACGGAAACTTCTCGTGCTCCGTGCCGATGCGCCAGCCGGCGCGCGGCGTGCAGCCGGATTCGAGATCCTCGACGAGCTGCGCCTTGCTGGCGATGGGCTCGCCTTGGGAGCCTGGGGGACGGGACATGTTTCCTCCGGTGGGATCAGTCGAATCAGTGTGCCGATGGGCACAAATTCAGGTTTAAAGATCGAGTCCCTCGGGACGTTTCAGGGTCCAATCCCCCGCCACCGCCTGCCAACAGGCCAGCGCTGCGAGCGCCGCCGTGTCGGAACGCAGCAACCGCGGTCCTAGACTTACCGATGTAACAAAGGAACTTTGGCGGAGCCGGTCAAGTTCATGATCGGCAAAACCCCCTTCTGGTCCTATCAGCAATCCACAGGGGGTTCCCCCCTTGAAAGGCGGGTTCGAGAACACGGTGGCGACAGGCGTTCCGGCCCCGGTCTCATCGCAAACGATCAGCGGCCGTGCCTCCGGCCATGCTTCCAGCAGCGCGTCGAAGCGCACCGGCTCGCGGATTTCCGGGACACTCAGCCGGGCTGTCTGCTCGGCCGCCTCCGTCGCGTTGGCCAGCAGCCGGTCGGTATTCACCCGCTCGACCTGCGTATGTTTGGTAATAACCGGCCAGAGCACGGAAGCGCCAAGCTCGGTCGCTTTCTGGGCGGTAAAATCAATGCGAGCCCGTTTGATCGGCGCGAAAACCAGCCAGATATCCGGCTCGTCGCGCTGCGGGCGGCGCTGTTCGATGAGAGACAGAGAGGTCGCGTTCTTGCCAATACTGTCGATTCGCGCAGTCCACTCGCCGTCGCGGCCGTTGAACAGGGCAACATGCGCGCCGGGCGCCAGGCGCAGGACGTTCTTCAGATAATGCGTCTGACTGGTTTCAAGTCCGACCGAACCATCCACGGTAAGGTCGGCAGTCACAAACAGACGGGTCTCGATCTTCTCACTCATCCGGCCTCGCGTTCTGGGCGGCAATTTGCTGCCGCCGTCCGGTCCTTGCTCCGGAGTGCCGCCCGGTTTATGCAGAAGCCACCATGACCGCAAGCGATATTGCACGCAATGACTGGGTGGACCGGCTTCTGCCCCCGAGCGCACAGCCTTATGCGAGACTGATGCGGCTGGATCGGCCAATCGGCACCTGGTTGTTATTGTTGCCTTGCTGGTGGGGTCTTGCCCTCGGCTGGCAGGCAACGGAGCAGGCTCTGCCGCCGCTCGATCTGCTCTGGCTTTATATACTGTTCAGTGTCGGCGCTGTGATCATGCGGGGGGCCGGCTGCACCATCAACGATCTCTGGGATCGCGATTTCGACAGTCAGGTCGCGCGCACCGTGGAGCGGCCGATAGCAAACGGCGATCTTTCCGTCCGCCAGGCTCTCGTCTTCCTTGCCGCGCAACTCTGCGCCGGGCTGCTGATCCTGCTGCAACTGAACCAGACCTGCTGGGTGCTCGGCGTCCTGGTGCTCGTGCTCGTGGTCACCTACCCGCTGTTCAAGCGCATCACCTACTGGCCGCAATTCGTGCTCGGCCTGACCTTCAACTGGGGTGCGCTGATGGGGTGGGCCGCGGTCACCGGCGATGTCGATATCGCCAACAGCGTGCTTTATTGCGCAGGCATCATCTGGACCCTCGGATACGATACGATCTACGCCCATCAGGACAAGGAAGACGACGTCCTGATCGGCGTGAAATCATCCGCCCTTGCGCTCGGCGCGCGAACCGTGCCTTTTCTCTGGGCTGTCTATCCGCTGACACTGGCCGGGATCGCGGCAAGCGGCTGGCTGATCGGGCTTGGCTGGCCGTTCTATCTGGGACTTGCCGCCGCCGGTGCGCAGCTGCTCTGGCAGATACGCACCATCGATATCGACGACCCAAAGGACTGCCTCGTGAAATTCAAATCGAACAGATACTTCGGCTGGATCGTTACCGCGGCAATACTGGCCGGATGACCGCCGGGGGCACGAAGCTCATCACAACGGATTTCATCCTCCGCAACACCGAAGCCATCTCGCCTCCCCTGATCCCCGAACTAACACTGCATCTGGCCACAGAAGCGACAACGCTCTGGCAAGCCACCGAGACGGAGCTGGAGCAGAACGGCCTGCCGCCGCCCTACTGGGCCTTCCCCTGGGCTGGAGGACAGGCCGTCGCGCGCTACGTCATCGACAACGCTCCGCTCGTCGCCGGCAAGCGCGTCCTCGATGTCGGCGCAGGCTCCGGCATGGTCGGGCTGGCCGCACTTTGGGCGTCGGCCGCAACCGTCATTGCCAACGACACCGATCCCGTCGCCGCGACGGCAATCGCCCTGAATGCGGAAACAAACGGGCTGCAGGCAGGGCTGACCATCGCAATCCGGGACATGCTGGATGAGCCGGTTATGGCCGAGGATGGCGGGCCGCTCTACGACACCGTGCTTGCCGGGGACATCTGCTACGAGCGGAGCATGTCCGACCGCATGCAGGCCTGGCTGCAACGTCACGCGGATGCGGGTGCTTTGGTACTGGTCGGCGATCCAGGGCGAACATATCAGCCGATCGGCGGTATCGCGCTCTGCGCGCACTATGACGTACCGGTATCCCTTGAGATCGAGGATTCGGAGCTGCGGAGAACCGCCGTCTGGCGGCTGACCGGTTCGGCCAAGGCTGCCGCGGGGTCTACCCCAGAATCACCCTGAAACGCGGATCGTCGAACGGAACTGTTTTTTCAGAGAGCCGCTCCGTCAGATGCGCCCGGCGCGGCCGGTTCTCCTCGCCCAACAGAGACAAGACCCATGCGGCCTCCTCCGGGTGATCGCCGAACATGCCATGCAGAAGCGCTAGTTTTGCCGCCTGGGGCAGACTCTTAAACTGCCGTCCCTTCGCCTCGATCTCGGCCAACGCGACCGGCGCGCCATCCAGCGCGAGCGCGCCGCATTTTGTTATATAGCAACCCGCCCGCATCGCCGGCCGACCGTCACCGAGATTGATCGCGTCCGGATCGAATGTTCCATAGACATAACTGGCGCCGACATTCTCGGTCTCGTGCATCCGCTCCAGCTGCGCCTCGGTCAGCCAAGTGACCGCCACCCGAACCTCGGTCCCGGGACTACCGTGGAGCGTGGCGGGCACGGAGCCGTATCCGGCAAGATGGGCGCAATAGACCACGTCATAACCATGCATCCAGGCCCAGGTGACCGGGATTGTGCTCTCGCCCATGTCGCCGAACTTTCTCGCCAATTGTTCCGGCGCCCGGTTCGAGCCGACGGCGATGACCGGCTGCCGGTTCCCGAGATCCGGATCCGCCGGAAGCGCTTCAACTCGGCCGTCCGCGAACAGATAATCGTGGCTCGGCGCCGGATAGGGATAACCGTAAGCGCGCCGCAGACTGTGCTCAGGTGAACGCTCAATCGTCATTGCTGAAATACTACCTCCCGGTACTCGTGCATACAAATAGACGACATCCGATTTGATTTATTTAATTGAAGCTCAACCAGCATTGACACCTCACAAAGACAGAAAACACCGGCGAACTGTTTACCTAATAATCCTTTTAGGATTTTTTAGTATCACCATATCGTATTCATCAACTTTATGGCGCATTAATTTTATGGCAAATCTAATCCCACTTTTCTCTTGTTCTTTTTCGACAATTATTGATCCTGTTTAGGCATTTATTAATTTTCAAACGCGCATCTTGCGCATGGGAAGTTATAGGAGAGGACACTACCCATGCAATTACTCAAGAATAGCGCTGTAACCGCGCTTTTTATCGCTGGTTTTTTGGTTGCCCCTGCACATGCCGAAACGCCGGGCGTCTCCGGTGACAAGATTGTCTTCGGCCAGTCCGCAGCCTTCGAAGGCCCTGCGGGCGCCCTCGGGACCGGTATGAATCAGGGACTGATGGCTGCATTCACCGCTGCCAACAAGGCCGGCGGCGTCAACGGCCGGATGCTCGAGATCGTCAAGTACGACGACGGTTACGAGCCGGACCGCGCGATCGAGAACACAAAGAAGCTTATCGATCAGGACAAAGTATTTTCAATCATTGGCGCTGTAGGCACACCGACCTCCAAAGCGACGCAACCGATCGCGACGGCCGCCAAGGTTCCGTTCGTTGGTCCCTTCACCGGCGCAGGCTTCCTGCGCGATCCGGCGAACTCGAACGTCATCAACGTCCGGGCAACCTACGATCAGGAAACCGAAACCTGGATCAAGCATCTGACGGAAGATCTCGGCATTACCAAGATTGCCATCCTCTATCAGGATGACGGTTTCGGTCGCGTCGGTCTTTCCGGGGTGAACAAGGCGCTCGAGAAACGCGGCATGAAGCTGGTCGCCGAAGGCAACTATCAGCGCAACACGACCGCGGTCAAAACGGCACTCCTCTCGATCCGTAAAGCGGAACCGGAAGCTGTCGTCATGGTCGGCGCCTACAAGCCGCTCGCCGAGTTCATCAAGCTTTCCAAGAAGCTGAAACTGGACCCGGTATTCGTCACCATTTCTTTCGTGGGTTCGAACGCGCTCGCCGGCGAGCTTGGCGATCAGGGCACCGGCGTGGTGATCAGCCAGGTCGTTCCGTTTCCGTGGGACAAGAGCATTCCGCTCGTCGCGAACTACACCGACGACCTGAAGGCCTATGACAGCGCCCTTGAGCCGGGTTTTGTCTCGCTCGAAGGCTACATGGTCGGACGTCTGACGATCATGGCGCTTGAGAAAGCCGGCAAGGACCTGACCCGGGAGAACTTTTTGGACGCTGTCTACAGTACCGGAAAATTCGATCTCGGCGGCGCGACGCTTGAATACGGCGCCGGCGACAACCAGGGCATGGGCGACGTTTTTCTGAGCGTGATCCAGGCCGACGGCAGCTTCAAGTCCGTCGAAAAACTAACAAAATAATAAACACCTGGTGGCCGGCGGCACTGTGTGCCGCCGGCTTTCGGGACGGGGAAGAAACGGACCGGAAGAGATGAGCATGGCGAGCATGGAACAGCCTAAGGACTACACCGACAACGAGGAGACGGCTCCGCGACCCAAGAAACGTTTAGGCCTGGGCGTCGGCGGAAAACTCTATCTCTCAATCGGCAGCATGTTCGTCATCACTGTCGTCGCCGCATTGGTTTCTATCTGGGCCTTCGGGGAACTGAAGCGTGCCATGGAAGGCTTTGCCGGAGAGGCTATTCCGGCCATCAAAACCTCGCTCCATATGTCAGCGGAAAGCGCCGGGATCTCTGCGAAAGCCCCCGAGATCGTAACCGCGCAAAGTGACGAGGAACGGGTCGCGACGGAATCCGAAATCGAAACCCTCATCAAGAAACTTGAAGACCAAGTCCGCAGTCTCGAAGCGCTCGACGAGACAAAGAAGACGCAAAAACTCGACATGATCACCTCCTTCCACGGCGGCATCGTCGCCCTCGGCGATAAGATGCGCGAGAAGGAAGCCATTGAAGACCGCATCAGCCAGAAGGTTACTGAGATGCTATCGGCTCATCAGGATTTTCTGAAAGATCTGTCTCCGCTGGTTGACGATGCGAACTTCAATCTCGTTATTACCAGCGAAGATACCGTCGACAGTTCCTCAAAGCTGATCAAGTCCCTCCTCGAAGGAGAGGTTAACTACCTCCAGGCGGGACTTCGGGTTGGCGCGAGCCTCAGGGAACTTCTTGCCCTGATGATCCGGACAGCGGCGAACACGGAGCTTGAGGCGATCACCCCTTTCGAAGAATCATTCCTAACCATTCGCAAAACTGTCCGAGAATATGAGACGCAGCTTCCCGAGACCGAAGCGGCGCAGAGCCTGAAGGACTTTACGGAAAGCCTTATTGCACTCGGCGAAGGCGAAGATTCGGCATTTGCGATCCGGTTCAAGGAACTGGACTACAATCAGTCTCTCACATTCCAGCAGACGCTCGATCTCAAGGCCAAGAGGGAAGCTCTCGACGCCAAGCTCACGGAGCTGGAAGGCTTGTTCAAGACCATGGTCGAGCCCGTCATCGACGATGCGACATTCAATCTGGCAGTTGGCGGGGAAGATCTGAATGCGAACATCCGCAAGACGATAACGGGTCTGGTCAACGGCGACGTGGCAAAGCTGCAGTCGATGCTGCAGCTCGCCGCAGAAGCCAATCTCCTGGCCGGTCTCTTGAACTCCGGCGCCACCGCTCCCGATATCTCGGCACTCAATGTCCTGTCCGGCCGATACAATTCCGCCAAAGGCGCAGTCGAGTCGGCAATCACTGTGTTCAAGGAGCGCGTCGATAATGACACGATCCCGCAGCTCGCAGCTCAGATCGTCTCTTACGGAGCTGGCGAGGAAAGTGTCTTTGCGCTGCGCCAGGCACAGCTTGAGATCGAAGCCGCCGCTCTAACCGCACTGGACGGGAACCGGACAGCCTCGGAAAACATGCAGAAAGAATTCGCTTTGTTGGTGTCAGATGCCGAAACGGCAGCTGCGGCGAGCGAATCCACAGCGCTCTCAACAATCGGCGATAGCCAGAACCTGCTGTTCGCAATGGTCGGCATCAGTGCCGTTGCCGGCCTTCTGATTGGCTGGCTCTTGGTGTCACGCCAGGTGGTACGCCGGATCTCCGGTCTGGCCGATACGATGGGGGTGATCGCGGACGGCGATCTGGACACGGATGTTGATACATCTGGCGGCGACGAGATCACCACCATGGCCCGGACGGTGGAGATCTTCCGCGACAATGGCCGCGAGGTCGAACGGCTGCGCGAGGAACAGCAGCGCACAGAGGCCCGCTCCGCCGAAGAGCGGCGCAAGGCCATGTTGAACCTGGCAGACAGTTTCGAGCAGTCGGTGAAGGCCATCGTCGATCAGGTCGGCCTGTCGGCCCAGGAGATGGAGAAGAGCTCCGAGGGTATGGTGAACTCTTCAGAGCAGGTGAAGATGGAATCCTCAGGCGTCCTGACCATCGCCGAAACCACCTCGAACAACGTCAACACCGTGGCCGCGGCGGCGGAAGAGCTGTCCGCCTCGGTGCAGGAGATCAGCACCAACATCTCCGAGACTTCGCGGGTGGCCCAGATGGCTGCCGACAAGGCGCAGGATACCGACAGGATCGTCACCAGCCTGGACGAGGAGTCGCAGAAGATCGGCGAGGTGGTGAAGCTGATCACCGACATCGCGGAGCAGACCAACCTCTTGGCCCTGAACGCCACCATCGAGGCCGCACGGGCGGGCGATGCGGGCAAGGGCTTTGCCGTTGTCGCATCGGAGGTGAAGAACCTGGCGACGCAGACGGCGAAGGCGACGGAGGAGATCTCCGCACAGATCAATGCGGTGCAGTTGAACACCAACCAGGCGGTGGACGCGATCCGGGAGATCGGCAATCTGATCGGGGATATGACCGAGAAGATGGTTGCGGTATCCAGCGCGGTGGAGGAACAGGGTGCGTCCACGGACGAGATTGCCCGCAGCACCTCCGAGGCGGCCCAAAGCACAGGCCAGGTCAGCGCCACGATGAACGGCATGATGACGGTCGCCGGAGAGGCAGGCACTGCCGCCGATCAGGTCCTCAGCGCCGCCAAGGGTGTTGCCGGACAGGCACAGTCTCTCGACCGCGAGGTCAAAACCTTCCTCGCAAAAGTCAGAAACGAATAATTAAACGCACCACGCACATTCCGGAAACAGGCGGGCCGATATGGCCCGCCTGTTTTCATTCCGGAATGACAGCAACAGTCTGCTGCAACCAAAAAACCCATAACTTTTAAGGCGTTAATAGATACGCCCACTGTTGCGCCGCAGCATTTTTTTGAAGTCCACATATTTTTTCTAAAATTTTACCTTAACCGTCAGAAATAAGTTGTTATTTTTCCTAGCTTTTTCGCACTTGAATTTATCGACGGCTTCACGTTGATATTAACCAAACTCTCTTCCATCCGGAAAAACGTTTCGTTTTCGTGATGAAAGGAAAAACCTGCGTTCGTTGCTCCAGAGACCGCCTCGAAGAACACGGTCGAGGCCTCCTTACAGAATCACTATTGTTTAGAGGTATTTTTAATCGTGGCTGATGTATTGCACTTGGATAACACCGCCGCCGTTCCCGATGATCAGGAAGACTCCGCGAAAAAGAAGCCGTGGAAGTTAGGGGTTGGCGGGAAGCTTTATTTCTCCTTACTCGCGATCACGATCATCACGCTGGTTGCGATCGGCATTTCCATCGCCGCCTTTGTCGAGCTTCAGCGCACACTCAATATGTTCACGGGCACCTCGATCCCCGCGATCAAGAACTCCATGGCCCTGGCAAATACCAGCGCCTCAATTGCCGCGACCGCGCCGGCGCTCGTCAGCGCGCCGACCCAGGAACAGCGCGACGCCATCCAGGAAAACATGCGCGTCGGTATCGAAGGGCTGCGCGCCCGTCTCGAAACCCTCACGAGTCTTCCGGAAGAGCAAAAGGACAAACTCGCCAGCCAGGTTTCCCAGATCGAAAGCACGCTGACAGACCTGCAATGGACGATCGGCCGACGCGAGGAATTGCGCGGCCAGATGGACGAGCTGACCAAGAAAATCCGCCAGACCCATGCCCTGTTCGTCGCCGAAGCCATCCCGGTGGTTCAGCAAGCGAATGCAACACTGGAATTCCGTGGCGATGAAACAATCAGCAACGCTGTCAGCTCTATTGAAAACCTGCTTGAAGAAGAAATCCTGCAGCTTGAATCGGGCCTGAAGGTTGCAGCCAATGGCCATGGCATGCTTGCCATCACCGCCCGAACCAGCGTCGCCGCCTCCGAGGAAGAGGTCGATCAGCTGAAAGAGACATTCGGTGCCCGGTCAAACGACGTCTACGATGCCGTGAACAGACTGAAAGACAGCGACAACGCCAACGCCCTTCGGGAAGTCGCCCTCAATCTCAGCCTTTATGGAATCGGCGAGAAGTCGGTCTTCGATCTGCGGAAAAAAGAGCTCATCAAGAACACCCTGTCCTATAATGAGCAGTTCGCGCTAAAGGCAAAAAGAGACGCGCTCCAGGCAGAAATCGCGGCGCTGAGCGATACCTTCAACGCGGCGATCGGACCCGTTACCCAGGAAGCGAGCTTCCAGCTTATTTCCGGCGGCGAGAAATTGATCGGCGATATTGAAGGCTCGATTTCGACCCTCGTGAACGACGATGCCGGCGTCATCCGGAACTCACTGGAGCTGGTGGCACAGGCGAACCTGGTTGCCGGTCTGCTGAATGCCGGAGCGGTCTCTCCCGATAGCGAAGCAATCAAGCAGACGAATTATCAGTTCATGGCGGCCTACGATGCCATGAATGCTGCGCTGGACGAATTTCGCGAGCGCGGGATCGACGCGGATGCCGCGGAGAAAGCGGAACAATTGGGCGCCTTCGGTAATGGCGCGGAATCTGTCTTCGAAATCCGCGTTGAGCTGCTCTCCACCGAGGCAGCCGCTGTCGATGCGCTGAATCACAGCCGCGAGCGCGTGGCCGAACTCGTCCATGAAGTTGAAAGCCTGGTGGCACAGGCCGAGCAAGAGGCCACCATCAGCGAGGAATCGGCAAAGTCCACGATCTTCCAGAGCCAGCAGCTTCTGCTCGCCGTCGGCGGCATCAGTGTCCTGCTCAGCCTACTGATCGGCTGGTTGCTTGTGTCCCGTCAGGTGGTGAGCCGTATCAACGGTCTTGCGTCGACGATGGGCGTGATCGCGGACGGCAATCTGGATACGGACGTGGACACGTCGGGCGGTGACGAGATCACCACGATGGCGCGGACGGTTGAGATCTTCCGCGACAATGGTCGCGAGGTGGAACGGCTGCGCGAGGAGCAGCAGCGCGCCGAAGCCCGCTCCGCAGAGGAGCGCCGTCAGGCCATGCTGAACCTGGCCGATACCTTCGAGCAGTCGGTCAAGGCCATCGTCGATCAGGTCGGCCTCTCGGCCCGGGAGATGGAGAAGAGCTCCGAAGGTATGGTGAACTCTTCCGAACAGGTGAAGATGGAATCCTCCGGCGTGCTGACGATTGCCGAGACCACCTCGAACAACGTCAATACCGTGGCTGCCGCTGCAGAGGAGCTGTCCGCCTCGGTGCAGGAGATCAGCACCAACATCTCCGAGACCTCGCGGGTGGCCCAGATGGCTGCCGACAAGGCGCAGGATACCGACAGGATCGTCACCAGCCTGGACGAGGAGTCGCAGAAGATCGGCGAGGTGGTGAAGCTGATCACCGACATCGCGGAGCAGACCAACCTCTTGGCCCTGAACGCCACCATCGAGGCCGCACGGGCCGGCGATGCGGGCAAGGGTTTTGCCGTTGTCGCATCTGAGGTGAAGAACCTTGCGACGCAGACGGCGAAGGCCACGGAGGAGATCTCCGCACAGATCAATGCGGTGCAGTTGAACACCAACCAGGCGGTGGACGCGATCCGGGAGATCGGTAATCTGATCGGCGACATGACCGAGAAGATGGTGGCAGTATCCAGCGCGGTGGAGGAACAGGGTGCGTCCACGGACGAGATCGCCCGCAGCACCTCCGAGGCGGCCCAAAGCACCGGTCAGGTCAGCGCCACGATGAACGGCATGATGACGGTCGCCGGAGAGGCAGGTACCGCTGCCGATCAGGTCCTCAGCGCCGCCAAGGGCGTAGCCGGACAGGCACAGTCTCTCGACCGCGAGGTCAAAACGTTCCTCGAAAAAGTCAGATCGGATAACTGACTACGATGACTGGCCCCATCCGCATTTCACCGCCGGAAGTCTGGTCCGATGAAGATTTCCCATTCTCTCAGGCAGTTGTAGAGCCGCACGGGAGAAGGGTGCATCTGACCGGACAGGTGGCATGGAATGCGGATGGCGAGATTGTCGGGCCGGGCGACCCGGAAGTTCAGACCGGTGTAGCGATCGACAATATCGAGATCCTTCTGGCGGCCCTTGGCGGCCATCTTTCGGACATTGTCTCGACCACGCTTTATTACGTTCGGGATGAAGATCTTCCGGCGATCCAGAATGTCCGTATGCGCCGCTTCTCGAAAGCGCACGGCCCCGCCGCAACCGGCGTCAAGGTCGCAGGCCTGGTGGACCCGGGCCTGCTGGTGGAGCTGACCGTCATAGCGGTCATTCCAGAGGAACGGTTTAAGACCCCTGCCTGAGCTTCCTGGCTATTCAGCCTCCGGAGTACCGATCCACTCCCGGGCCAGAATGGCGTAGATGAAATCTTCCGCCCAGACACCTTTGAAGAACTCGCTCTCGCGAAAATGGGCTTCCCGCTTCATCCCGAGCTTCTGCATCAGCCGCCAGGAGGCCGTGTTGCGAGCATCGCAATGCGCGCTGATCCGATGCATCCCGAAATGCCGAAAGCCGAGATCAAGCGCCGCCGCCGCTGCTTCCCGGGCATAGCCCCTGCCGTGATAGCGGGGGTCGAAGACATAGCCGATCTCGCCCTGCAAATGCTCGAGGCTGAGGATCTGTAATTTCAGGTTTCCGAGATAGGTACCGTCCGACCGCCGCTCGACAGCCAGCTTGAGCTCGTCGCCGTCCGCATCGAAACGGGGCGCGGTCATATGATGGGCAAGAGCGTCCGGCGCCTCTTCCCGGATCATTGGCTCGCCGTAGAGAAGCTTCACCACGTCGGGGTTGGAGCGAAGACGAAATATATTCTCCAGATCGTCTTCCCGGTAGGCACGGAGACAGAGCCGTTCCGTCAGAACCGGAAGCTCAACGGTCCGGTTTTTCAGAACACGCGGCTGCATCAATCCCTCTCAAGCGGCAGGGCGTCGACCTTACCCAGAAGATCCTCCGCAACATCAGCGGAACTCTCCAGAGTACCGAGCTCGATCTCCTCGATCCGCTCGCTACGCTTGATCACTTTGCCGGTCGAGATCCGGATATCGCGGATATCCTTCTCGGCCTGATGGAAGTGCGTTTCCAGCTTGCCGACCCGGTCGTCGAGCCGCCCGACATCGTTCAGCATAATCCTGACCTCGGCCTGGATGACATGCGCCTGCTCGCGCATACGCGCGTCCTTCAGGACGGCCCGGACCGTATTCAGCGTCGCCATCAGCGTCGTCGGCGAGACGATCCAGACCCGTTCCTTCCAGGATTGTTCGACCACCTGAGGCAGGTTGGCATGCAGCTCCGCATAGATCGCTTCCGACGGCAGGAACATCAGCGCCGATTCAGCGGTTTCGCCGGGCACGATGTAGCGCGACGAGATATCTTTTACGTGCTTCAGGATCGCCACAGCCATCTGCTTGCGTGCAGCCTCCCGCTCGGCATCGTTCGTCGCCCGGCTCAGTGCGTGATAGCTCTCCAGCGGGAACTTGGCGTCGATGGCGATGGAGCCCGGCGGGTTCGGAAGATCGATCAGGCAATCGACCCGGCGGTTATCGCCGATCTGCACCTGAAACCGGTAGGCGTTCGGCGGCAGGATCGATTTGACCAGATCGTTGAGCTGGATTTCCCCGAAAGCCCCGCGCGCCTGCTTGTTGGAGAGAATGTCCTGCAGGCCGACCACCTGGGTCGACAGCTCGGTGATGTTCTTCTGCGCCGTATCGATGACGGCCAGGCGCTGTTGCAGTTCGGACAGACTGGTCTGCGCCTTGGTGCTGGATTTCTCCAGGCTCTCGCCGACCTTCTTGGAGACATCGGCCAGACGCTCGTCGAGACGCTTGGTCACCTCGCGTTCCTGCACCTGCATCAGCTCGGCGATCCGGGCCTGGGCCGCCGCGTGATTCTCGGAAAGCTGCGTTACCCGGCCAGCGAGCTCAGCCTGAGCGGTCGCGGCACGTTCCGCCTGTTCCGCCTGCCTGCGGGCAGCCTCCTCCAGCGCCGCCGTGAGCAGCGGGTCTGTGCCGCGGCCCTTCAGCAACACGATCGCGGCCAGCAAAACCGCACCCGCAGCAACGACCGCGAGAATTAGCGTCAGTCCATCCATTTCGGCACCTTCGGTTCAACCGGTCATCAAAGTCGTCTCGGCGAATCACTATTCTACCACGTCCGGCCTAAGGAAACGGGGGTTCGAACTGGCGCCGCAACGCTTGACCTCCAGAGGCCGATCCCCTACCTGAAGGGCTGCTGGCAACAAATTCGACACATGTTTATGAGCACGCGCGACATCCTCTGGGCACCTGA harbors:
- a CDS encoding 16S rRNA (uracil(1498)-N(3))-methyltransferase; its protein translation is MSEKIETRLFVTADLTVDGSVGLETSQTHYLKNVLRLAPGAHVALFNGRDGEWTARIDSIGKNATSLSLIEQRRPQRDEPDIWLVFAPIKRARIDFTAQKATELGASVLWPVITKHTQVERVNTDRLLANATEAAEQTARLSVPEIREPVRFDALLEAWPEARPLIVCDETGAGTPVATVFSNPPFKGGTPCGLLIGPEGGFADHELDRLRQSSFVTSVSLGPRLLRSDTAALAALACWQAVAGDWTLKRPEGLDL
- the ubiA gene encoding 4-hydroxybenzoate octaprenyltransferase, with the translated sequence MTASDIARNDWVDRLLPPSAQPYARLMRLDRPIGTWLLLLPCWWGLALGWQATEQALPPLDLLWLYILFSVGAVIMRGAGCTINDLWDRDFDSQVARTVERPIANGDLSVRQALVFLAAQLCAGLLILLQLNQTCWVLGVLVLVLVVTYPLFKRITYWPQFVLGLTFNWGALMGWAAVTGDVDIANSVLYCAGIIWTLGYDTIYAHQDKEDDVLIGVKSSALALGARTVPFLWAVYPLTLAGIAASGWLIGLGWPFYLGLAAAGAQLLWQIRTIDIDDPKDCLVKFKSNRYFGWIVTAAILAG
- a CDS encoding ABC transporter substrate-binding protein, producing the protein MQLLKNSAVTALFIAGFLVAPAHAETPGVSGDKIVFGQSAAFEGPAGALGTGMNQGLMAAFTAANKAGGVNGRMLEIVKYDDGYEPDRAIENTKKLIDQDKVFSIIGAVGTPTSKATQPIATAAKVPFVGPFTGAGFLRDPANSNVINVRATYDQETETWIKHLTEDLGITKIAILYQDDGFGRVGLSGVNKALEKRGMKLVAEGNYQRNTTAVKTALLSIRKAEPEAVVMVGAYKPLAEFIKLSKKLKLDPVFVTISFVGSNALAGELGDQGTGVVISQVVPFPWDKSIPLVANYTDDLKAYDSALEPGFVSLEGYMVGRLTIMALEKAGKDLTRENFLDAVYSTGKFDLGGATLEYGAGDNQGMGDVFLSVIQADGSFKSVEKLTK
- a CDS encoding class I SAM-dependent methyltransferase translates to MTAGGTKLITTDFILRNTEAISPPLIPELTLHLATEATTLWQATETELEQNGLPPPYWAFPWAGGQAVARYVIDNAPLVAGKRVLDVGAGSGMVGLAALWASAATVIANDTDPVAATAIALNAETNGLQAGLTIAIRDMLDEPVMAEDGGPLYDTVLAGDICYERSMSDRMQAWLQRHADAGALVLVGDPGRTYQPIGGIALCAHYDVPVSLEIEDSELRRTAVWRLTGSAKAAAGSTPESP
- a CDS encoding glutamate--cysteine ligase, coding for MSRPPGSQGEPIASKAQLVEDLESGCTPRAGWRIGTEHEKFPFRLSDHKRLPYFGKDGIGAILNGLVDKFGWDPIYEGENVVALTHGGCAITLEPGGQFELSGAPLETLHQTCDEVHTHLAQIKEVNAELGVGMLGAGFDPTSTRADIEFMPKGRYVVMSAHMQKVGTLGLDMMKRTCTVQGNYDFESEADMVQKFRISVALQPIATALFANSPFTEGKPNGFKSYRSHVWTDTDPARCGMLPFVFDDGFGFERYVDYMLDVPMYFLYRDGDYQDVAGKSFRDFMAGRLEGYEGQTAFMGDWTDHMTTSFPEVRLKKYIEMRGADTGPWRNICALPALWTGILYDSDSQQAAADMIADWTVEEMSALRDAVPKHALQAPFRNGTVQDLAKRMIEISRHGLKRRARIDAAGNDESGFLNWLQDVAESGKTSADHLLDLYHGEWNGSVDPIFEFQRY